One segment of Trachemys scripta elegans isolate TJP31775 chromosome 1, CAS_Tse_1.0, whole genome shotgun sequence DNA contains the following:
- the LOC117873899 gene encoding LOW QUALITY PROTEIN: scavenger receptor cysteine-rich type 1 protein M130-like (The sequence of the model RefSeq protein was modified relative to this genomic sequence to represent the inferred CDS: inserted 1 base in 1 codon), producing the protein MKGHLSTQLLWFLLFLQDTMGADELRLVNGSSPCAGRVEVKHQDQWGTVCDDGWNMAAAGVVCKQLGCGAAVSAHXDAHFGEGSGRIWLDNIVCRGTESAVWACEHNSWGDHNCKHKEDAGVTCSGRLEPQLIGGNTACSGRVEIRHGDTWTTVCDSHLDLQAASVICNELGCGTLVSTPGGAHFSEGYGSIWSEKIHCLGNETHLVYCPRALHPNETCSHSSDASIVCSGKGSK; encoded by the exons GTGCTGATGAGCTGAGGCTGGTGAATGGAAGCAGCCCCTGTGCCGGGAGAGTGGAGGTTAAACACCAGGATCAGTGGGGGACGGTGTGTGATGATGGCTGGAacatggcagctgctggagttGTCTGTAAGCAGTTGGGATGTGGAGCTGCTGTCAGTGCCC GGGATGCTCATTTTGGAGAAGGATCTGGACGGATATGGCTGGATAACATTGTCTGTCGTGGTACTGAGTCTGCTGTCTGGGCATGCGAACACAACAGTTGGGGTGATCATAACTGCAAGCATAAAGAGGATGCTGGCGTGACCTGTTCAG GACGCCTTGAGCCCCAGCTGATTGGAGGGAACACTGCCTGCTCAGGACGTGTTGAAATAAGACACGGAGACACATGGACCACAGTCTGTGATTCACACTTGGACCTCCAAGCCGCCAGTGTTATCTGTAATGAATTAGGCTGTGGAACACTTGTATCCACCCCAGGAGGAGCGCACTTCAGTGAAGGATATGGGTCAATCTGGTCTGAGAAGATCCATTGCTTGGGGAATGAAACACACCTTGTGTACTGTCCCAGAGCTCTGCATCCTAATGAGACATGTTCACACTCGAGTGATGCCAGCATTGTATGCTCCGGTAAGGGTTCAAAGTGA